From one Toxorhynchites rutilus septentrionalis strain SRP unplaced genomic scaffold, ASM2978413v1 HiC_scaffold_258, whole genome shotgun sequence genomic stretch:
- the LOC129781875 gene encoding uncharacterized protein LOC129781875, which translates to LSIVLMAEAILAGSSGYTYSSPSHSSSSGLSAGFGNAIVGGLGSGSSSLIQSTSGHSAGFSSGLVSSNRFGGNSFGGFSGGLGGGSTGGYTSSASLGSVGGFSGSLGAAHGNGFGGNAVSFGDSAGSALSGGFGGSTGSIGSSSGFGSSLGSRFGGGLSSGSLGSTGGFGGSIGSSSFGSNSGFAGALSSGIAASTLSAGAGVGTGFGSSIGSSNIGGFGGSLSSGLSGNHASFGDSHGAGLGGSFGSSIGSSSIGSSSGFRGALSSGFGGNNVGDNIGAGVGGGIGSSIGASSGLGGAQSSGIGGSAISFGDSNGASLGGGFGGSIDSSSFTSGSDLSGFGSRFGSSGLGGITSSSLGAGNQFGGGALSSGFGGNSANFGDSVGAGLGSAFGSSSAGGYTSSSSIGSAGGFGSSLGSRFGGGLTSGFGGSSHGFGGNSGSFEHSIGSGSSFGGSFGGNIGGGFTGGAIEGTSDQGYSSYAAAAPKYTGPKPVYGVPQVQ; encoded by the coding sequence CTTTCAATTGTGCTGATGGCAGAAGCCATCCTGGCTGGATCCTCGGGATACACATATTCCTCTCCGTCGCACAGCTCCAGTAGTGGGCTCAGTGCTGGATTCGGCAACGCGATCGTAGGTGGACTTGGAAGCGGTTCCAGCTCTCTCATCCAATCCACCAGTGGGCACTCTGCTGGGTTCAGCAGTGGACTCGTAAGCAGCAACAGATTTGGAGGCAACTCCTTCGGTGGATTCAGCGGAGGACTCGGTGGTGGTTCCACTGGAGGATATACTTCCTCTGCAAGCCTCGGTTCCGTTGGAGGATTCAGCGGAAGCCTCGGTGCAGCACATGGTAATGGATTCGGAGGCAATGCCGTTAGTTTCGGAGACAGTGCCGGTTCGGCACTTAGTGGTGGATTCGGAGGCAGTACCGGTAGCATTGGTTCTTCGAGTGGATTCGGTTCGAGTCTTGGCAGTCGATTTGGTGGAGGACTGAGCAGTGGATCTTTGGGAAGCACCGGTGGATTTGGAGGCAGTATCGGCTCTTCCAGCTTTGGCTCCAACAGCGGATTCGCTGGAGCACTTAGCAGTGGTATTGCTGCCAGTACTCTCAGTGCTGGCGCAGGAGTTGGCACTGGTTTCGGAAGCAGTATTGGCTCTTCCAATATCGGCGGATTCGGAGGATCCCTTAGCAGTGGCTTGAGCGGCAATCATGCTAGTTTCGGAGATAGCCATGGAGCCGGACTTGGCGGTAGTTTCGGTAGCAGCATTGGCTCTTCCAGCATTGGTTCCAGCAGCGGATTCAGAGGAGCACTCAGCAGTGGTTTTGGTGGTAACAATGTTGGAGATAACATTGGGGCAGGAGTTGGTGGTGGTATTGGAAGCAGCATTGGTGCCAGTAGCGGATTAGGAGGAGCCCAAAGCAGTGGTATCGGCGGCAGCGCCATTAGTTTCGGAGATAGTAATGGTGCAAGTCTTGGTGGTGGTTTCGGAGGAAGCATTGACTCCTCCAGCTTTACCTCCGGCAGTGATTTGAGCGGATTTGGTAGCCGATTTGGAAGTAGTGGTCTTGGAGGTATTACTTCATCCAGTCTCGGAGCTGGTAACCAATTCGGCGGAGGTGCCCTAAGCAGTGGCTTCGGAGGTAACAGTGCTAATTTCGGAGACAGTGTCGGTGCTGGACTTGGCAGTGCTTTCGGAAGCAGTTCCGCGGGGGGATATACATCTTCCAGTAGCATTGGTTCCGCAGGTGGATTTGGTTCAAGCCTTGGTAGTAGATTCGGTGGAGGACTAACCAGTGGATTCGGAGGAAGCTCCCACGGATTCGGAGGCAATTCCGGTAGTTTCGAACATAGCATTGGTTCCGGGTCTTCCTTCGGAGGAAGTTTCGGTGGAAACATTGGTGGTGGATTCACAGGAGGAGCGATAGAAGGTACTTCAGACCAAGGCTACTCGAGCTATGCCGCAGCAGCTCCAAAGTACACTGGACCAAAACCTGTCTACGGAGTACCACAAGTACAATAA